In Arcobacter ellisii, a genomic segment contains:
- a CDS encoding TonB-dependent receptor produces the protein MRLKYSIFALIALNANFLSAETINLEQMSVTATKVEKATKEISESIAVVDEKTIEDKNILNIQDALQNIPGVIAESSSNSPSPRLIIRGAGLKARYGVREIMVMKDGVPMTDPDSFTRFDFIDMQDVSSIEVQKGPGSINAVNSTGGVIQLITKSVFDEDKNSIKVGVGNDNQKNVNLKLRGAIDENDFASFTFSSRKIDNSWRDNNEFDTTQATLKYGHIFDDESTIENELSYTESNLNLPASMTREEFEIFKQTGKQHDTSNQWQNSARDSKIVSLNSKYEKEVGNITYKPRFYFNSWEHYHPVTGLINDSDDNKVFGTDLEFNAAHKLFSKDAMFVGGVTLKMDKTNDSKKYQYRDIQTQTVTSGWPPSSVTQIVKTLSNEKGLLAGTEDSQTLLYGTYLMESFKVTDKLGFDISARVDKLKFDIDGNEITTYDYSTKSYKAGIGEYAIDNSFTLLSGKVGSTYAITDNTNIYASIAGANQAPTTSELGENEDLEKSQSVNYEVGLKTRTDDYSSDLALFQNFVDDEIIQIKDANGDSIYDNAGKTDKKGLEYNLAYDLTSSIQVGGAYAYSNFKFDTFNESVRGSLVSRDGNYMPFIPKNQYSLFAAYNLANGFKTRVTARTYGSYYMDNANTQKYEGYDLITDFMVGYEKNSHNIQLNINNLFDKYYASEASKDVYGIESYKAASPRMTMLTYTYKF, from the coding sequence CAAAAGTAGAAAAAGCCACAAAAGAGATAAGTGAAAGTATTGCTGTTGTAGATGAAAAAACTATCGAAGATAAAAATATCTTAAATATTCAAGATGCTCTACAAAATATTCCAGGTGTAATAGCTGAATCTTCATCAAATAGTCCTAGTCCAAGATTGATTATTAGAGGTGCTGGATTAAAAGCTAGATATGGTGTAAGAGAAATTATGGTGATGAAAGATGGGGTTCCTATGACTGATCCTGATTCATTTACAAGATTTGATTTTATTGATATGCAAGATGTTTCGAGTATTGAAGTTCAAAAAGGACCTGGTTCAATTAATGCTGTTAATTCAACTGGTGGAGTTATTCAGTTAATCACAAAATCAGTTTTTGATGAAGATAAAAATAGTATTAAAGTTGGTGTTGGAAACGATAATCAAAAAAATGTAAATCTAAAACTAAGAGGAGCAATTGATGAAAACGATTTTGCTTCATTTACTTTTAGTTCAAGAAAAATAGATAACTCTTGGAGAGATAATAATGAGTTTGATACTACACAAGCTACTTTAAAGTATGGTCATATTTTTGATGATGAATCAACAATCGAAAATGAACTTTCATACACTGAATCAAATCTAAATCTTCCTGCTTCTATGACAAGAGAAGAGTTTGAAATTTTTAAACAAACAGGAAAACAACATGACACTTCAAATCAATGGCAAAATAGTGCAAGGGATTCAAAAATAGTATCTTTAAATAGTAAATATGAGAAAGAAGTTGGAAATATTACATATAAACCAAGATTTTATTTTAACTCTTGGGAACATTATCATCCTGTAACTGGACTTATAAATGATAGTGATGACAATAAAGTATTTGGTACAGATTTAGAGTTTAATGCAGCTCATAAACTGTTTTCAAAAGATGCAATGTTTGTTGGTGGTGTAACTTTGAAAATGGATAAAACAAATGATTCTAAAAAATATCAATATAGAGATATTCAAACTCAAACTGTAACATCTGGTTGGCCACCTTCAAGTGTAACTCAAATAGTAAAAACTTTATCAAATGAAAAAGGTCTTTTAGCTGGAACGGAAGACTCTCAAACTTTGCTTTATGGAACTTATTTAATGGAAAGTTTCAAAGTAACTGATAAATTAGGTTTTGATATTAGTGCAAGAGTTGATAAACTAAAATTTGATATAGATGGAAATGAAATTACTACTTATGATTATTCAACAAAAAGTTATAAAGCTGGTATTGGTGAGTATGCTATTGATAATTCATTTACTTTATTATCAGGAAAAGTAGGTTCAACTTATGCTATCACAGACAACACAAATATTTATGCTTCAATTGCAGGTGCAAATCAAGCACCAACAACAAGTGAACTAGGAGAAAATGAAGATTTAGAAAAATCACAAAGTGTAAACTATGAAGTTGGTTTAAAAACTAGAACTGATGATTATTCTTCTGATTTAGCACTTTTTCAAAATTTTGTAGATGATGAGATTATTCAAATCAAAGATGCAAATGGAGATTCTATTTATGATAATGCGGGAAAAACTGATAAAAAAGGTTTAGAGTATAACTTAGCTTATGATTTAACTTCATCTATTCAAGTAGGTGGAGCTTATGCTTATAGTAATTTTAAATTTGATACTTTTAATGAATCAGTACGAGGAAGTTTAGTTTCAAGAGATGGAAACTATATGCCATTTATTCCAAAAAATCAATACTCACTATTTGCAGCTTATAATTTAGCAAATGGCTTTAAAACAAGAGTAACTGCAAGAACTTATGGAAGTTATTATATGGATAATGCAAATACTCAAAAATATGAAGGTTATGATTTAATTACAGATTTTATGGTTGGATATGAAAAAAATAGCCACAATATTCAATTAAATATCAATAACTTATTTGATAAATATTATGCTTCTGAAGCTTCAAAAGATGTTTATGGAATTGAGTCATATAAAGCTGCAAGTCCTAGAATGACAATGCTTACATATACATATAAATTTTAG
- a CDS encoding 4Fe-4S binding protein, protein MVNFVKRDKNDIFGMPILNIIFKNRIFQRVVQVLVLTVFVYAIYFGFINPTKEKNLFTTGLFWGLFWPFFMVTTLSTFGRVFCGVCPHGFIGKFITKVGLKRKIPQSLANPFIGVFLLFFGWWATYYMYPEFFKIPYATALLFFIMTIIAVVFYYIYDEMAYCKYICPIGTMTKVFSKVGFTKLETYKEHCSSCKTFDCATACSYNLKPFTFAKKNSMEDCTLCMDCSSACESVAFKLKKPSSTLFDKFKTSKAEVWALIFITAAISITMGFHHALGRSAIVEEFFWTKTARYFESFVNFGTIDTVGLFAFLYAVLISIVLSVGGMFIASKILKVNFQTTFYTLGYAFAPLFIIGGLSHIGEFFFYSYASNIVNGFNQAFYLGLEFMQPLASRKDEWVHIFKVFNHIGYIWAFVLMINRFKLIESKTILKVFAFPFASALIIFYMSLNFYTGYVFKTYGANMGGHNHKNHQMNMENK, encoded by the coding sequence ATGGTAAATTTTGTAAAAAGAGATAAAAATGATATTTTTGGAATGCCTATTTTAAATATCATTTTTAAAAATAGGATATTTCAAAGAGTTGTTCAAGTTTTAGTTTTAACAGTATTTGTTTATGCAATCTATTTTGGTTTTATAAATCCAACAAAAGAGAAAAATCTTTTTACAACTGGACTTTTTTGGGGACTTTTTTGGCCATTTTTTATGGTTACGACTCTTTCAACATTTGGAAGAGTTTTTTGTGGAGTTTGTCCCCATGGATTTATTGGTAAGTTTATTACAAAAGTTGGATTAAAAAGAAAAATTCCTCAAAGTTTAGCAAATCCTTTTATTGGAGTATTTTTACTATTTTTTGGTTGGTGGGCTACGTATTATATGTATCCTGAGTTTTTCAAAATACCTTATGCAACAGCACTTTTATTTTTTATTATGACTATAATAGCTGTAGTTTTTTATTATATTTATGATGAAATGGCTTACTGTAAATACATTTGTCCAATTGGAACTATGACAAAAGTTTTTTCAAAAGTTGGGTTTACAAAACTTGAAACTTATAAAGAACACTGTTCTAGTTGTAAAACATTTGATTGTGCAACAGCTTGTAGTTATAACTTAAAACCATTTACTTTTGCAAAGAAAAATTCTATGGAAGATTGTACTTTATGTATGGATTGTAGCAGTGCTTGTGAAAGTGTGGCTTTTAAATTAAAAAAACCTTCAAGTACTCTATTTGATAAGTTTAAAACATCAAAAGCAGAAGTTTGGGCATTGATTTTTATAACAGCAGCTATTAGTATAACTATGGGATTTCATCACGCACTTGGAAGAAGTGCAATAGTTGAAGAGTTCTTTTGGACAAAAACAGCAAGATATTTTGAATCATTTGTAAATTTTGGCACTATTGACACAGTTGGGCTTTTTGCATTTTTATATGCAGTATTAATTTCGATAGTTTTAAGTGTTGGTGGTATGTTTATAGCTTCAAAGATTTTAAAAGTTAATTTTCAAACTACATTTTACACTTTAGGATATGCTTTTGCACCACTATTTATAATAGGTGGATTATCACATATTGGGGAGTTTTTCTTTTATTCTTATGCTTCAAATATCGTAAATGGTTTTAATCAAGCTTTTTATTTAGGGCTTGAATTTATGCAACCACTTGCAAGTAGAAAAGATGAGTGGGTTCATATTTTTAAAGTTTTTAATCATATTGGTTATATTTGGGCTTTTGTGTTGATGATAAATAGATTTAAACTAATAGAGAGCAAAACTATTTTAAAAGTTTTTGCTTTTCCTTTTGCCTCTGCTCTTATAATTTTTTATATGAGTCTAAATTTTTATACGGGTTATGTATTTAAAACTTATGGTGCAAATATGGGTGGACACAATCACAAAAATCATCAAATGAATATGGAAAACAAATGA
- the exbB gene encoding TonB-system energizer ExbB, with product MNIEVLKNLIDYGVIALLLFMSFISFWFFVERIIFYKKLDVKSFKNKKALDIALTKHLTIIGTIASNSPYIGLLGTVLAIMLTFMSMGNGDIDAAKIMSSLALALKATAIGLVVAIISQIFYNILGRYAEVLESLYEVEEV from the coding sequence ATGAATATAGAAGTTCTAAAAAATCTTATAGATTATGGAGTTATTGCTCTTTTATTGTTTATGAGTTTTATCTCATTTTGGTTTTTTGTTGAAAGAATAATCTTTTATAAAAAATTAGATGTAAAAAGTTTTAAAAATAAAAAGGCTTTAGATATAGCTTTAACAAAACATCTAACAATCATAGGAACAATTGCTTCAAATTCTCCATATATTGGACTGCTTGGAACAGTGTTGGCTATTATGCTTACTTTTATGTCTATGGGAAATGGAGATATTGATGCAGCAAAAATTATGAGTTCATTGGCACTTGCTTTAAAAGCAACTGCTATTGGACTTGTAGTTGCAATAATTTCTCAGATTTTTTATAATATTTTAGGGCGTTATGCCGAAGTTTTGGAGAGTTTGTATGAAGTTGAAGAAGTATGA
- the exbD gene encoding TonB system transport protein ExbD has protein sequence MKLKKYDSINVIPFIDVLLVLLAIVLLTSTFITRGIIPISLPEASNANTLKANKEIIIVIKEDGTLFCNNNIEGLKNIEEHILQFPKDTPIHINSDKNSKFEIFVSVLDMLKRYEYSNISIVTEK, from the coding sequence ATGAAGTTGAAGAAGTATGACTCTATAAACGTAATACCATTTATTGATGTATTACTTGTTTTATTAGCAATAGTTTTATTAACTTCTACCTTTATTACAAGAGGGATTATTCCAATATCTTTACCAGAAGCTTCAAACGCAAATACTCTAAAAGCAAATAAAGAGATAATTATAGTTATAAAAGAGGATGGAACTCTATTTTGTAATAATAATATAGAGGGTTTAAAGAATATAGAAGAACATATTTTACAATTTCCCAAAGATACGCCAATACATATAAATAGCGATAAAAATTCAAAATTTGAAATTTTTGTATCAGTTTTAGATATGTTAAAAAGATACGAATATTCAAACATCTCAATAGTGACTGAAAAATGA
- a CDS encoding energy transducer TonB, whose amino-acid sequence MILDEPKTIQKISLNHIELEKKPVVNQIKEEKVIQEEIKEQVKEEIKPEPIEKVVKKEEKKMVPEKPKEKKIEKEKVVKKEEIKEQKNPTKEENVKENIVNSTIQKETKELVAPKPVVDEKKEYLEKHLALIRDLINQNIKYPLKAKKLSIQGVVTVKFKLNENGVIENITIIDGHKFLQNATIEAIEEASKKFPKTNKSIEIQIPIEYKLI is encoded by the coding sequence ATGATTTTAGATGAACCTAAAACTATTCAAAAAATATCTTTAAATCATATTGAGTTAGAAAAAAAGCCAGTTGTTAATCAAATAAAAGAAGAAAAGGTTATACAAGAAGAAATAAAAGAGCAAGTAAAAGAAGAGATAAAGCCAGAACCAATAGAAAAAGTAGTTAAAAAAGAAGAAAAGAAAATGGTTCCAGAAAAGCCAAAAGAGAAAAAAATAGAAAAAGAAAAAGTAGTTAAAAAAGAGGAAATTAAAGAGCAAAAAAATCCTACAAAAGAGGAAAATGTTAAAGAAAATATAGTAAATAGTACTATACAAAAAGAAACAAAAGAATTAGTTGCTCCAAAACCAGTAGTTGATGAAAAAAAAGAGTATTTGGAAAAACATTTGGCACTTATTAGAGATTTGATAAATCAAAATATAAAATATCCTCTAAAAGCTAAAAAGTTATCAATTCAAGGAGTTGTAACTGTAAAATTTAAACTAAATGAAAATGGAGTTATTGAAAATATAACTATCATTGATGGGCATAAATTTCTACAAAATGCAACAATTGAAGCTATTGAAGAGGCTTCAAAAAAGTTCCCAAAAACAAATAAAAGTATAGAGATTCAAATTCCAATAGAGTATAAGTTAATTTAA
- a CDS encoding metallophosphoesterase family protein, producing the protein MKILHFSDTHLGFNDLDIINENNINQREADFYDAFTQVVEQIKLIKPDYIIHTGDLFHRASPSNRAITYALEKFNEINALNIPFILIAGNHSTPRTNLSSPILKIFENFKNIYVSYNQEYKKIEFEDVVFHTLPHMNDENIACEQINSCEANIDENKRNIMMMHCSVGAWYLMSEFGEWVYPSNKEYIFEKMDYVALGHWHGFGKVGKYENVYYSGSVERTSLNDKRNSKGFIVANIKDTLTIDYIEINIRTIRQKEIDCSDLEASIQALDTSDCQNAIVEVKLTNLTPLGSIDIQNKQIKELFPTALSVSIKREFKKDITSSNIDNLEAISLEEYFLEHIKESCNDLEYERLKQKTQELFSKYEEVSYDTN; encoded by the coding sequence TTGAAAATACTACATTTTAGCGATACTCATTTGGGTTTTAATGACCTTGATATTATAAATGAAAACAATATCAACCAAAGAGAAGCGGACTTTTATGATGCTTTTACTCAAGTTGTTGAACAAATAAAACTAATAAAACCTGATTATATTATCCACACGGGAGATTTGTTTCATAGAGCAAGTCCTAGTAATAGAGCTATTACTTATGCACTTGAAAAGTTCAATGAAATAAATGCTTTAAATATTCCATTTATTTTAATAGCTGGAAATCACTCAACACCAAGAACAAATCTAAGTTCGCCTATTTTAAAGATATTTGAAAACTTTAAAAATATCTATGTTTCATATAATCAAGAGTATAAAAAAATAGAGTTTGAAGATGTAGTATTTCATACTTTGCCTCATATGAATGATGAAAATATTGCATGTGAGCAAATAAACTCATGTGAAGCGAATATAGACGAAAACAAAAGAAATATCATGATGATGCACTGTAGCGTTGGTGCTTGGTATTTGATGAGTGAGTTTGGAGAATGGGTATATCCATCAAATAAAGAGTATATATTTGAAAAGATGGATTATGTGGCTCTTGGGCACTGGCATGGTTTTGGAAAAGTTGGAAAGTATGAAAATGTTTACTATAGTGGAAGCGTTGAGCGAACAAGTTTAAATGATAAACGAAATTCAAAAGGTTTTATAGTTGCAAATATAAAAGATACACTTACTATAGACTACATTGAGATAAACATAAGAACTATTAGACAAAAAGAGATAGATTGTAGTGATTTGGAAGCTTCAATACAAGCTTTAGATACAAGTGATTGCCAAAATGCAATAGTAGAAGTAAAACTAACAAATCTTACACCATTAGGCTCAATAGATATTCAAAACAAACAAATCAAAGAGTTATTTCCAACGGCTTTAAGTGTTAGTATAAAAAGAGAGTTTAAAAAAGATATTACCTCATCAAATATTGATAATCTTGAAGCAATATCACTTGAAGAGTATTTTTTAGAGCATATAAAAGAGAGTTGCAATGACCTAGAGTATGAAAGACTAAAACAAAAGACACAAGAACTATTTTCTAAGTATGAAGAGGTAAGTTATGATACTAACTAA